The window CGTCGGTGCGCCACGCGGCGACCGCCGTACGCCATGCGGCAAGTGTCTCGCCGCCGACGGCCAGGAGGGCCGCCACCTGGGCGGCGTGCGCCCGCTCGGCCGGATGACGGGCCGGCAGCCCGGCGGCGAGGGCGGACACCGCGCCGGCCAGTTCGGCGTCCCCGGTCCGCTCGGCGGTCCGGGCGACGGCGCTGAGCACCGGCCAGCCCTCCCGGGGAAGCTGCGGCAGGCGCTCGTCGGCCAGCGCGGCGTGTGCCGCGCGTACCGCGCCGGCCGGGTCGTCGGCCGCCAGCGCCGCCTCGATCCGCAGCTCCCGCAGCGGCAGCCGGTGGTTCGGCCACAGGTAGGGCCGGGCCAGGAAGGCCAGGGCGCGGTCCACCAGTTCCTCGGCGGTGGGGTGGGCCCGGGCCAGCCGCAGCCCGGCGCGGAGCTGTAGCCAGTGCAGGCCGGACACGCCCGGCAGGTCGATCCGGGCCGCCTCCGCGCAGGCGGCGTCGGCCTCGTCCCAGCGCCCCAGGGCGATCAGCGCCTCGGCCTGGTTCGACAGCAGGTACGCGCCGGTGGAGCGGCTGACGCCGACCCGGCGCGCCTCGGTCGCCCCGGCGGCGGCCGCGTCGGCCGACTCGGCGTACCGGCCCAGCTCGAACAGCACGTCGGAGAGGTGGACCAACGCGCTCACCAGCGCCGGCGCCGAGCCGGCGGCGCGGGCCCGGTCCTCGGCCAGACGCAGCCCGGCCAGGCGACGCTCGGGTGACGGCTCGGTACGGCAGAGGATGGCGATCCGGGTCGGCAGCAGCTCCAGGTCGTCGCCGAGCGCCTCCACCGCCTCCGCCGCCTCGGCCGCGAGCGTCCCGGCCTGCTCGGGGTCGAGCCGGAACAGCTGCGCCGCGATGTCGGCAAGCAGCCGGACCCGTTCCGGCCCGTCCGGCGCCCCGCAGGACAGCCGGTACGCCTCCCGCAGCTCGGCCGCGCCGTCGCTCTTGCCGAGCATGGCAAGCATCCGGCCGCGCCGGTCCAGCAGCCGCGCCGCGCGCAGCGGCTCCGCCTCGACGTCCACCTCGGCCAGGGCGGCCCGGGTGAGGGTGAGCGCGCGCTGGTAGTCGCCGGCGGTGGTGGCGGCGGCGATGGTCTCCTCCAGCACCGCGAGGTGGTCCATGTCGAGCCGGTCGGCCGCGTCGGGCACCAGCTCCCACACCTCCAGCACCCGTTCCAGCAGCCGGCTCTGCTCCGCGTACGCGTACCGGTCGGCGGCGGCGCGCGCCGCGGTGCGGGCGGTCACCAGGGCCCGGGGGTGGTCGTGTGCGGCGTACCAGTGGTGGGCCGTCTCGGCGGGGGCACGGCCGGCGGCGACCAGGTGCGGCTGGGCCTCGATGGCCGCCGCCCAGCGGGCGTGCAGCCGGGCGTGCTCGCCGGGCAGCAGCTCGTCGTGGACGGCCTCGCGGACCAGCGCGTGCCGGAACTCGTAGTCGCCCTCCGGGTCGGCCACCACGAGCTGGGCGGCGACGGCGGCGCGCAGCGCGTCCTCCAGCTCCGGCTCGGGCAGCCCGGCGACCTCGGCGAGCAGTTGGTGGGCGAACCGGGTGCCCCCGGCGGCGGCCATCCGCAGCACCCGCTGGGCGGCGTCGGGCAGCCGGTCCACCCGGGCCAGCAGCAGGTCGCGCAGCGTCTCGGGCAGCGTGCCGCAGCCGACCGGGCCGCCGGCCGCGGCCAGCTCCTCGATGAAGAACGGGTTGCCCTGGGTGCGCTGGTGGATGTCGTCGACCGCGCGGGCGAGCGGCTCGGCGCCGAGCAGGTCCGCCAGGACCGCCCCGGTGCCGTCCCGGTCGAGGCGGCCCAGCTCGATCCGCTCGACACCACGGGCCCGGTCCAGCTCGGCGAGGAAGGGCCGCAGCGGGTGACCACGGTGCAGCTCGTCGGTGCGGTAGGTGCAGACCAGCAGCAGCCGGGCGGTGCGGGCGGCGCGCACGAGGAAGGCGATCAGGTCGCGGGTGGACCGGTCGGCCCAGTGCAGGTCCTCGATCACCAGCACCAGGGGCTGCCCGGCGGCGAGCCGCTGAAACAGCTCGGCGACCAGGTCGAACAGGTAACCGCGCGGGGCGTCCGGGACGAGTGCGACGGCGGGCGCGGCGACGCCGGCCGGTCCCCGGGCGAGCTCCGGCAGGAGGCGGGCGAACTCGGCCTCGTACCCGTCGAAGACGCCGGGACCGTCGCGGCGCAGCACCGCCCGCAGCGCGGCGGCGAACGGCGCGAAGGGCAGCCCGGCCTCGCCGAGTTCAAGGCACTGGCCGACCAGCAGCCGCGCGCCGGCCTCGGTGGCCGACCGGCCGAACTCCTCCAGCAGCCGGGTCTTGCCCACCCCGGCCTCGCCGCCGACCAGGACCGTGGTCGGTTCCCCGGCGCGGGCCCGGCCCAGGGCGTCGCGCAGGGCCGCGATCTCCCGCTGACGGCCCACGAGGACGGTGCTGGCGGCGCGTACGGTCACGGCTCCGAGCATGCCACGGCCCTCGCCGCCGCCGGCTCCGCTGACCGGCCGGTCAGCGGATGGCACCCGGTGCGGGTCGCGGGCCGGCCGATCGGCACGCTCGGCCTGTCGCTGGCCGGCCCGCGCGCCGTCGTCCCGTCGACGGTCGGCCCGGGCGGCGTCGGCCCCCGGCGGTTCGGTGGCGACCGCCGGGGGCGCGGGGCCGCTCACCGACGCACGTCGCCGGCGCGTCCCGGGTGATGCCGTCGACTGAGCCAGGCGCGCGTGGTGCGGCGCGGCAGGGCCCGGGCGAGCCGGTCGACCGCGGCCTCGGCGTGCAGCTCGGCGGCGTGCGTACGGTGGATCGAGAGGATGAAGTCTGCGTCGTTGCCGAACATGTGGGGCTCCCTGGGTCGTCTTCGGCTGTCGACTCCGACTCTGCGCGCGAAGGTGCCCCCGGGGCATGGGTCCGCCGCCCGATCTTCGCCCGCCTGCCCTCCTTACTCCCGCCCCTCGGCGGCGCTACGGCGGCGTAAGGTACTCAGCCTGGCCGCGGACAACGCGACGTGCGGCGACCACTAGACTCTGCGGCATGGCAAAGCCCCAGGAGAAGGTCTCGTTCGGCCAGCGGCTGAAGCAGATCGGGATGGTGTTCAAGTTCACCGCCAAGCAGGACCGGTGGTTCGCGCCGTTGGCCGCCGGCGCGGTGCTGATCCCGCTCGCTCTCACCGTGGTCGCGGTCCTGCTCTGGAGCTGGATCTGGCTGCCGCTGGGCATCCTGTTCGCCCTGCTCTGCCTGCTGATCGTGCTCAACCTGCGGTCCAACCGGGCGATGATGAACGCCGCCGAGGGGCAGCCCGGCGCGGCGGCCCAGATCATGGAGAGCATGCGGGGCGACTGGCGGGTCACCCCGGCGGTCAGCTCCACCACGCAGATGGACATGGTCCACCTGGTCATCGGCCGGCCCGGGGTGATCCTGCTGGCGGAGGGCAACCCGCAGCGGGTACGCGGGCTGCTCGGCCAGGAGAAGCGGCGGCTGGCGAAGGTGATCGGCTCCGCCCCGCTCTTCGACTACGTGATCGGGCAGGAGGAGGGCGAGCTGCCGATCCGCAAGCTGCGCATGACGCTGATGCGGCTGCCGCGCAACCTCAGCGGCAAGGACGTCAACTCGCTGGACAAGCGGCTCAAGGCGCTCACCGCCCGCCCGCAGATGCCCAAGGGCGCGATCCCGAAGAACATGCGGCCCTCGCGGGGCGCGTTCCGCCAGACGCGCGGTCGCTGACTTCCGACGCGTACGCGAAAGAGCCGGGCCTGTTCGCAGGGCCCGGCTCTTCGTGTGTCTCAGGGGCGGGGGGCGTCGGTGACGACGGAGCCCGCCAGGCGGTCGTGCAGGCCGCGACGGTGGCCGTCCATCAGCAGGGCCGGGACGACCAGGGCGAGCAGCAGGCCGCGCAGCAGGGCCCGGGCCACCCCGATGCGACCGCCGTCGGCCCAGGCGACGCAGCGGATCTTCGTGATGAACATGCCCGGCGTCTGCGCGAAGAGCCCGAGGAAGAAGCCGTACTCGACGATCAGCACCAGCACGGGTGCCCACCCGTCACGCACCGGGTCGGCGAAGCCCCCGGCGATGAGCAGGCAGAGCACCCAGTCGATCACCAGCGCGCCGAACCGGCGTCCCAGGCTGGGCGGCGTGAAGGCGGGATCCGACGCGGGCGGTACGGGGCGATCATGCGGCTTGGTCACAACGGTCAAGGGTATCCAGGGGGTGTGGACGGATCGGGGACGGTCGCCCGCACCCGGGCAGCAAAAAGGGGCGAAAGCGAGCAAGTGTCAATAGAATGGCACAGCCGGTGGCGTCCCGTCGCACGGCCCGGCCCCGCCCGAGCGGCGCGGATGACGCTCCGCGAGGGACGTAACACGGCAGAAACACTCAAGACATGGCCGGGCAACCGCGCGGCCATAGCGTCGCCAAGAGCCTAGCCACCCGTGGACGTGCCAGGAGGACGTGTGTTCGCCAATCCCGAGGAACTCCTGCGATACCTCAAGAACGAGGACGTGAGGTTCGTCGACGTACGGTTCTGTGACCTGCCCGGCGTGATGCAGCACTTCAACCTGCCGGTCGAGTCCGTCGACGATGCCTTCTTCACCGAGGGCCTGGCCTTCGACGGGTCGTCGATCCGCGGTTTCCAGGCGATCCACGAGTCGGACATGCTCCTGCTCCCGGACGTCGCCACCGCCTTCATCGACCCCTTCCGGGCGCAGAAGACCCTCGCGCTCAACTTCTTCATCCACGACCCGTTCACCCGCGAGGCCTACAGCCGCGACCCGCGCAACGTGGCGAAGAAGGCCGAGGCCTACCTGGCCGCCAGCGGCATCGCCGACACCGCGTACTTCGGCGCGGAGGCGGAGTTCTACATCTTCGACTCCATCCGCCACGAGACCTCGGCGCACCAGTCGTTCTACTACATCGACTCGATCGAGGGCGCCTGGAACACCGGCCGCGAGGAGCCGGGCGGCAACCGCGGCTACAAGACCGCGTACAAGGGCGGCTACTTCCCGGTGCCGCCGGTCGACCACCTCGCCGACCTGCGCGACAGCATCGTGCGCCGGCTGGTCGACAGCGGGTTCACCGTGGAGCGCTCGCACCACGAGGTGGGCACCGCCGGCCAGTCCGAGATCAACTACCGGTTCTCGACGCTGCTGCACGCGGCCGACCAGCTCCAGCTCTTCAAGTACATCGTGAAGAACGAGACCTGGGCCAACGGCAAGACCGCGACGTTCATGCCGAAGCCGCTCTTCGGCGACAACGGCTCCGGCATGCACACCCACCAGAGCCTGTGGCTCAACGGCGAGCCGCTGTTCTACGACGAGACCGGCTACGCCGGCCTGTCCGACATGGCCCGCTGGTACATCGGCGGCCTGCTGCACCACGCCCCGTCGCTGCTGGCCTTCACCAACCCGACGGTCAACTCGTACCGCCGGCTGGTTCCGGGCTTCGAGGCGCCGGTCAACCTGGTCTACTCGCAGCGCAACCGCTCCGCCTGCACCCGCATCCCGGTGACGGGCAGCAACCCGAAGGCCAAGCGCGTCGAGTTCCGCGTGCCGGACCCGTCGGCCAACGTCTACCTGGCCTTCTCGGCGATGATGATGGCCGGCCTCGACGGCATCAAGAGCAAGATCGAGCCGCCGGCGCCGATCGACAAGGACCTCTACGACCTGCCGCCGGAGGAGTGGGGCGACGTCAAGCAGGTGCCAGGCTCGCTGTCGGCGGTGCTCGACTCCCTCGAAGCCGACCACGACTACCTGCTCGACGGCGGGGTGTTCACCCCCGACCTGATCTCGACCTGGATCGAGTGGAAGCGCACCAACGAGGTCGACCCGGTGCGTCTGCGCCCGACCCCGCACGAGTTCGCCATGTACTTCGACTGCTGACGCAGCAGGACACCCAAGGAAGGCCCCGGGTCCCCCGGGGCCTTCCTGCGTTCACCGGCACCCCTGCCGCGCGCCGCACCTTCCCCGCCCGGCCCATCCGCCCCGGCCCGACCGCCCCGGCCCGACCAGCTCTGGCGGCAGGGGCGAATGCGCCAAGGTGCGCCCCATGCGCCCGTGCGCCGCATGCGCCCCCGTGCGCTGCGCCGCGTGCGCCAGGTGCGCCCCGCGCGCCAGGTGCGCCCCGCGCGCCAGGTGCGCCCCGCGCGCCAGGTGCGCCCCGCGCGCCAGGTGCGCCGCGTGCGCCGGGTGCGCCGGGTGCGCCGGGTGCGGTCGGGCCGGTGGGGTTAACCGGGAGCGGGTGGGCCGGGGCGGGTGGGGCCGGGGCGGGTGGGGCCGGGGCGGGTGGGGCCGACCAGCTCCGCGATCGCGGTCGGTGGAACACCACGGGTGTCACCGGAGCGCTTTGACACCCGTGGTGTTCCACTCGACGCGCGATCGGCGTCCATACCTCGCCCGTCGCGGCGCCGATTGGCGGCCCTGGCTGTACTGCCCAGGGACGTTGTTTGAGGTCGTGTGGACGACACGACGTAGATAGGCGTGATGACGAAGACCTCCGGTTGTGGAGTGGACCGCTCCGCCGACCAGGAGGCTTCGTGTCCCGCGCTGACGCTGCTTTGCCGCCTCGTGCACGTCTCCGTCTGGCGCGCCTGACCGTGGACGAGGGCTGGCCGGCCGCTCGGGCGGCCGAGCGCTATGACGTGTCCTGGCCGACCGCGAAGCGGTGGGCCGTGCGGTATGCCGAGCAGGGTGCGGCCGCCGGACGGCGCGGCCGGAGCAGGTTCAGCACGTAACGGGCCGCTGCATACCTTTGCGTCCGTTATATTGCTGGCGTGGACACACCGCTGCGCGAACCCACCTTCCTGATCCTCACCGCGCTGGCCGGCGAGCCGATGCACGGCTACGGCCTGATCGGCGAGGTCGCCGCCCTCTCCGACGGGCGCGTGTCGCTGCGGCCCGGCACCCTCTACGGCGCGCTCGACCGGCTGACCGACGCCGGCCTGGTCGAGGTCGACCGCGAGGAGGTGGTGGACGGCCGGCTGCGCCGCTACTACCGCCTCTCCCCCGCTGGCGACGCCACGCTGAGCGCCGAGACCGAGCGCCTGCGCCGCAACGTCGAGGCGGCCACCGCCCGCCTGCGCGCCCGCGCGGCCCGACCGCTCGCCGCGCGTACCGCCGGGGGGTTGGCATGAGCGGCCTGGAGCGGCGCTACCACCGCCTGCTGCGCGCCTACCCGGCCGAGTACCGGCGGGCGCGCGGCGCGGAGATCGTCGGCACGTACCTCGACCTGTCCGGGCCGGGGCGACGCTGGCCCTCGCCCGCGGACGCCGCGGACCTGGTGCGCGGCGGCCTGCGCCAGCGGCTGCGGGCCGCCGGGGCCGCCGGCCTGATCCCGGGCGTACGCCTCGCCGCCGTCCTCGCCTTCCTCACCGCGACGGCGTTGGCGGGGACCTGGTCGGTGCTGGAACTGCGGCCACCGCCCGCCGAGTGGGGCACGCCGACCGCGGGGCCATTCGTCTCGATCGGCGTCGCGGTGTGGCTTGGCTGGCTGTTGGCCGCAGTGGCGCACGCCGCCGCGCCGGCCCGCTGGGCACGGCGTGTCATCGCCGTCGCGGTGCTGCTGACCCTCGCGGTCATGCCCGCCGCCGCCCTCGCCGATCTGCCCCGCCCGCCGCTGCTGGTGCTGGTGCCGCAACTCGGGCTGGGCCTGGTGGCGCTCGCCCTTCCCGACCGGCTGCCGGCGCCGGTGCGGAGCCTGCCGCTGCTCGCCGCCGGGGCCGCAGCGCTCGCACAGACCAATCTTCAACCCCCGGTCGACTTCGTCGCGACCTCCTACCAGTGGGTCGGAAGCCAGGTTCTGCCCTGGACCGCCGCGGCGATGCTCGCCGTGGTGTCGTTGCTCGGCACCTGGTGGGCGGCGCGCGCGGACCCCCGGGGCGGGTGGGCGTTGCTCGTCCTGCTCACCCCGCTGGGCCTGCTCTCGCTGCACATTCTGGCCGGTGCGGCGGATGGCCTGCTGCATGGCGCACCCAGACCGGGCTGGGCCGCGCTCGCCGCGACGGCCGTCGTGGTCGCGTTGGTCGGCCCGGCGCTGCTCCCGCTGGCGATCGCCCTGCGCGGGCGGGCGCGCGGGGCCGGCCCGCTCGGAGCGGACGCCCGCTGCCCCACCTGTGGGCACACCGCCGAGCGGGTCCTGTAGAGCAGCGGCCGCAACATCCGTGCGGTCGGGTGGAACGCCACGGCTGTCTCACCCGTGGCGAGAGGGAGGGCGGTCAACGCAGGGCCGCCTCCCATTCCCGCGTGTGGGCGGCGAGGTGGTCGGCGGTGGCCAGCCAGTACGGACCGTCCTCGGTCCAGATCCGGGCCCACGGCTCGCGCCGCTGCTCCGCGCCCTCGCGCAGCAGTTCGTACATCGCCCGGGCGCGGCGGCCGAGCATTCCGGCCAGGGCCGGGCGGGACGCCTCGTCGAGGCGGTAGCCGTCGGCGAAGGCGCGCAGCCGGGCCGCCGACTCGGCCACCGGTCGGTCCGGACGCAGGCCGGCCATGCTCTGCGCGGCGTACGCGACGTCCCACAGCCGGGAGCCCGGCGCGGCGGCGTCCCAGTCGATGAGCACCCAGCCCCGGTCCGCCCTGATCAGGTTCCAGGGGGCCACGTCGTTGTGGCAGACGAGTTCCTCCCGGTCGGGCGGGATGAGCCGCTGCCACGCCGCGCCGGCCGGCGGGGTGAAGTTGGCCAGCGCCTCGTGCAGCTCGGCCAGCATCCGGCCGATCGCGAACAGGTCCGCCACCGGGTACGTGCCCGACGCCGCGCCGACCTCGCCGGGGACGTACTCCAGCACCTGCCGGCCCTGCGCGTCCCGGCCCAGGGGTCGGGGCGCACCGGAGAATCCCACGGCGTGCAGGTGTTCCAGCAGGGCGTCCACCGCGTCGGTCCAGGGGCCGACCGGACGGCGCACGGTGTCGCCGACGCGCACCACGCCGGCGGTGGCGTTGCTCGGCAACGGTTCCTCGGCTGCGCTCATCCCACGATCATGGACCCGCCAGCCGCAGCGCGCGTCACGGACCTCAGCCGGGCGCGCGTCACGGACCTCAGCCGGGCGCGCGGCACGGGCGCGACGCCCCGAGGACGCGGCGCGAACCCCGCCGGCCGGAACGCGCGGCGTGGCCCCTCAGTCCGGGCGCGCGGCACCGGTCCGGCGGAGCCGGCGCAGGCCCCACGCCGCCAGCCCGGCCGTCAGCGCGGTCATCGCCAGCGCGCCCGGGGCCTTGCTGAACCGGGCCAGGTTGGTGCCGTCGGGCAGGGCGAGGAAGGCCGCCGCCGCGCAGGGCGCCACGAACCAGGTCGTACGCGCCGCGGCGACCGCGAGCAGCGCCAGTGGCCAGGTGGCGTACCAGGGGTGGAAGACCGGGGCCAGCGCGACCGTGGCGGCCAGCGCCAGCCCGGCGCCGAGCAGCGCGGCCCGGGGGCGGGCGGCGTCCGGGCGGGCCACCCGCTGCCCGACGCCGCTCGCCCGGCGCAGCCCCGACCAGGCCCGCCACCACAGCGCCGCCACCAGCACGGCGAGCAGCAGCAGGGCCGCCGCGCGGGTGACCGGCACCGCGCCCGGCTCCCGGCCGGCGAGGCCGCCCGCGTAGTCGACGACGAAGCCGACCGCCGTGGGCGGGGACGTCCACTGCTCCGAGTCGCCGCTGCGGGTCAGCCCGCCCACCCAGCCGAGGCCAAGACCGGAGAGCAGCGAGGTGACGGCCACCGCGCCGAGCGCCCCGCCGGCCAGCCAGCCGCCGTCGCGCAGCAGCGCCCGTACGGTGTGACGGCCGTGCACGGCGGCCAGCGCCGCGAACGGGAGCACCACCACGGCGGTCGCCTTCACGGTCACCGCCAGCCCGAGCAGCGCCCCGGCCAGCAGCAGCGGCCCCGGCCTGCCGGGACGGCGGACCAGCACGAGCAGGCCCAGCGTCAGCAGCCCGAGCATCACCGCGTCGTTGTGCGCACCGGCGATCAGGTGCACCCCGACCAGCGGGCTGGCCAGCGCCAGCCAGGCCGCCCGGCGGGTGGGCACGCCGGCGGCCCGGGCCAGCCCGACCAGGCATCCGGCGGTCAGCAGCACCCCGGCGACCGCGAGCAGCCGGAACGCCACGATCGCGCCCACCAGCCCGCCGCCGAGGGTCACCGCGAGCGCGGCGAGCAGCACGAAGAACGGACCGTACGGCGCCGGCGTGTCCCGCCAGATCGGTGCCACCGCGTCCACCCAGGGGCAGCCGGCCCCGGCCACGCCGACGGCGTACGGGTCGACGCCGTGCGCGTACGCCCAGCCCTGGCAGGCGTACGAGTAGACGTCCCGGCTGCCCAGCGGCGGCGCGGCCAGCAGCGGCAGCGCCCACAGCCCGGCGGTCCGGTACGCCCACCGCGTCGACGGCGCGCCCCGGCGCAGCGCCCACCAGGCGCCGACCAGCAGCCCGGTGCCGACCAGCCACAGCGCGACGGTCCACGGCTCGTCGGCAGGGCTCGGAGCAGGGGTGGCCCGGGGCAGCGCGCCGCCGAGCCAGCCGGCGACGGTCAGCAGCACCGCCCCGGCCAGGCCGGCCCACCGGGCGAGCCCGGCGGGACCGGGCGACGGCGGGGCAGGTCCGGGCGACGGGGATCCGGGCGACGGCGGGGGCCCGGATGGCGGGCCGGGCGGGGGCGGGATGCCAGGCGGTCGCGGGGTGCCGGGCGGGACCGGCGGAGCGCCGGAAGCGGTCACCGGCGTCCCTCTCCTCAGTCCACGGCGGCCGGTCGACGGGCCGCTCGGGCCGACCGTACCAAGCGGACCACCACCACGATCACGAACAGCGTCATCAGCGGCGCCCCGACGGTCTTGGTGTACCGGGCCAGCCCCGTGCCGTCGGCGAGCACCAGGAACGACGAGACGATCGCGACGACCGCGAACCACCCGGTGCGCCGGGCCGTGGCCGCGAGCACCGCGAGCGGCCACGTCCAGTACCAGGGGTGGAAGAGCGGGGCGAGCGCGACGGTGGCAGCCAGCGCCAGGCCGGCGTGCCAGATCGGCTCCCGGGTGCGCGCCCGCCACCACAGCCAGAGCAGCACCAGCGCCAGCGCCGCCATGCCGATCCCCCGGGTGGCCGGCAGCGGGTCGCCGTGCCAGCCGAACGGCGCGGCGAGGTAGGCGACGGTCTGCCCCACCGCCGTCGGCGGCGAGGTCCAGGCGATCACCAGGCCGCCCTGTTCGAGCCCGGTCACCCAGCCGAAGCCCAGGCCGGTGGCGAGGGTCGCGCCGACCACGGCGGCGACCGCCCCTCCGACCACCCACCCGCCGTCGCGCACCAGCGCCCTGATCGAGTACGCCCCGACGATCGCGGCCAGCGCCGCGAACGGCACCACGACCAGCGCGGTCACCTTGATCGCGACGGCGAGGCCGAGCAGCACTCCCCCGCCGAGCAGCGGGCCGGGGCGACCCGGCCGGGACACCACCACCGCCAGCCCCGCGACGAGCAGCCCCACCATCAGCGCGTCGTTGTGCGCCCCGGAGACCAGGTGCACCCCGATCAGCGGCGAGCCCAGCGCCAGCCAGACCGCCCGGCCGCCCGGTACGCCGCAGCGGCGGGCCAGCGCCGGCAGGCAGGCCGCCGTCAGCCCCACCCCGACGACGGCGAGCAGCCGGAACAGCACGATGCTGCCGTACAGGGATCCGGTGGCCTTCACCACCGCCCCGGCGAGCAGCACGAACAGCGGCCCGTACGGGGCCGAGGTGTCCCGCCAGATGTAGGAGATGGTGTCCAGCCACGGGCACGGCAGCGCCGAGACGCCCTGCTCGTACGGGTTCAGGCCGGCGGAGAAGCTGGCCCCCTGGCAGGCGTACGCGTAGACGTCCCGGCTGCCCAGCGGCGGCGTGAGAAGCAGCGGCAGCAGCCAGAGCCCGACGGTGACCAGCGCCCAGCGGGTCGACGGCACCCGGTCGCGCAGCGTCCACCAGGCGTACGCCATCGCGCCGGTGCCGACCGCCCAGCTCGCGATGATCAGCGGGCCGTACGGGCCCTGCCAGATGCTGACCGGGGTGGGGCGCAGGTCGCCGTCGGGGAACGCTCCGCCGAGGAACGCGGCCACGGCGAGCAGCGTCGAGCCGGCGAGGCCGATCCAGCGCGCGAGGTGGTGAGGCACGCCGGACATGCTGCCAGTACGGTGGTCGCGGTACGGAGGTGGGCATGCGGCGCAGTCGGGTGGTGGCGGTGGCCGCCGTCTCCGCCGTGCTCCTCGCAGTGGCGTACGTCGCCCTCCCGCCGACCGGCTCCGACCTCGCCGCCCAGGTGGCCCGGGCCGACTTCTTCGCCGCGCACGGCCTCGCCCCGGTGGACCTGCGCTGGTACGGCGGCGTGCAGCAGTTCGGCTACAGCCTGGTCTCCCAGCCGGTGATGGCGCTGCTCGGGGT is drawn from Micromonospora sp. NBC_01740 and contains these coding sequences:
- a CDS encoding helix-turn-helix transcriptional regulator, giving the protein MTVRAASTVLVGRQREIAALRDALGRARAGEPTTVLVGGEAGVGKTRLLEEFGRSATEAGARLLVGQCLELGEAGLPFAPFAAALRAVLRRDGPGVFDGYEAEFARLLPELARGPAGVAAPAVALVPDAPRGYLFDLVAELFQRLAAGQPLVLVIEDLHWADRSTRDLIAFLVRAARTARLLLVCTYRTDELHRGHPLRPFLAELDRARGVERIELGRLDRDGTGAVLADLLGAEPLARAVDDIHQRTQGNPFFIEELAAAGGPVGCGTLPETLRDLLLARVDRLPDAAQRVLRMAAAGGTRFAHQLLAEVAGLPEPELEDALRAAVAAQLVVADPEGDYEFRHALVREAVHDELLPGEHARLHARWAAAIEAQPHLVAAGRAPAETAHHWYAAHDHPRALVTARTAARAAADRYAYAEQSRLLERVLEVWELVPDAADRLDMDHLAVLEETIAAATTAGDYQRALTLTRAALAEVDVEAEPLRAARLLDRRGRMLAMLGKSDGAAELREAYRLSCGAPDGPERVRLLADIAAQLFRLDPEQAGTLAAEAAEAVEALGDDLELLPTRIAILCRTEPSPERRLAGLRLAEDRARAAGSAPALVSALVHLSDVLFELGRYAESADAAAAGATEARRVGVSRSTGAYLLSNQAEALIALGRWDEADAACAEAARIDLPGVSGLHWLQLRAGLRLARAHPTAEELVDRALAFLARPYLWPNHRLPLRELRIEAALAADDPAGAVRAAHAALADERLPQLPREGWPVLSAVARTAERTGDAELAGAVSALAAGLPARHPAERAHAAQVAALLAVGGETLAAWRTAVAAWRTDGQPYPLGRALLSLAEAAAAAGERDEVAAAVAEAAAIADGLGAVPLAAQAATLARRVGLRGATRGRPGADLLTQREREVLRLVAEGHSNSRIAERLFISPKTASVHVSRIIAKLDVSNRVEAAALAHRLGLLGAPTAPR
- a CDS encoding DUF4191 domain-containing protein, with the translated sequence MAKPQEKVSFGQRLKQIGMVFKFTAKQDRWFAPLAAGAVLIPLALTVVAVLLWSWIWLPLGILFALLCLLIVLNLRSNRAMMNAAEGQPGAAAQIMESMRGDWRVTPAVSSTTQMDMVHLVIGRPGVILLAEGNPQRVRGLLGQEKRRLAKVIGSAPLFDYVIGQEEGELPIRKLRMTLMRLPRNLSGKDVNSLDKRLKALTARPQMPKGAIPKNMRPSRGAFRQTRGR
- a CDS encoding RDD family protein; the encoded protein is MTKPHDRPVPPASDPAFTPPSLGRRFGALVIDWVLCLLIAGGFADPVRDGWAPVLVLIVEYGFFLGLFAQTPGMFITKIRCVAWADGGRIGVARALLRGLLLALVVPALLMDGHRRGLHDRLAGSVVTDAPRP
- the glnA gene encoding type I glutamate--ammonia ligase produces the protein MFANPEELLRYLKNEDVRFVDVRFCDLPGVMQHFNLPVESVDDAFFTEGLAFDGSSIRGFQAIHESDMLLLPDVATAFIDPFRAQKTLALNFFIHDPFTREAYSRDPRNVAKKAEAYLAASGIADTAYFGAEAEFYIFDSIRHETSAHQSFYYIDSIEGAWNTGREEPGGNRGYKTAYKGGYFPVPPVDHLADLRDSIVRRLVDSGFTVERSHHEVGTAGQSEINYRFSTLLHAADQLQLFKYIVKNETWANGKTATFMPKPLFGDNGSGMHTHQSLWLNGEPLFYDETGYAGLSDMARWYIGGLLHHAPSLLAFTNPTVNSYRRLVPGFEAPVNLVYSQRNRSACTRIPVTGSNPKAKRVEFRVPDPSANVYLAFSAMMMAGLDGIKSKIEPPAPIDKDLYDLPPEEWGDVKQVPGSLSAVLDSLEADHDYLLDGGVFTPDLISTWIEWKRTNEVDPVRLRPTPHEFAMYFDC
- a CDS encoding helix-turn-helix domain-containing protein, which encodes MSRADAALPPRARLRLARLTVDEGWPAARAAERYDVSWPTAKRWAVRYAEQGAAAGRRGRSRFST
- a CDS encoding PadR family transcriptional regulator codes for the protein MDTPLREPTFLILTALAGEPMHGYGLIGEVAALSDGRVSLRPGTLYGALDRLTDAGLVEVDREEVVDGRLRRYYRLSPAGDATLSAETERLRRNVEAATARLRARAARPLAARTAGGLA
- a CDS encoding phosphotransferase, with the translated sequence MSAAEEPLPSNATAGVVRVGDTVRRPVGPWTDAVDALLEHLHAVGFSGAPRPLGRDAQGRQVLEYVPGEVGAASGTYPVADLFAIGRMLAELHEALANFTPPAGAAWQRLIPPDREELVCHNDVAPWNLIRADRGWVLIDWDAAAPGSRLWDVAYAAQSMAGLRPDRPVAESAARLRAFADGYRLDEASRPALAGMLGRRARAMYELLREGAEQRREPWARIWTEDGPYWLATADHLAAHTREWEAALR